A genomic stretch from Theobroma cacao cultivar B97-61/B2 chromosome 4, Criollo_cocoa_genome_V2, whole genome shotgun sequence includes:
- the LOC18602303 gene encoding BTB/POZ and TAZ domain-containing protein 3 isoform X2 — translation MASLAIDSAWLPSPSESLCRSLNVCVEEANPADILPALEAPMSSVSDNCNIPKPPPLPSKVRTRTKYSKRPLECSLVPKETKNTWDKLFKEGYGVDVCIITKDKSCVLAHSNILSIASPVLSNILSRSKVKHGMRYIKIPGVPHDAIFMFIRFLYSSCYEEEELRKFVLHLLVLSHSYSVLPLKRVCICLLEQGWLTRENVIDVLQLAKNCDAPRLAFICVRMIVKDFKSISSTEGWKVMKRANPALEQELVESVVEADSRKQERQRKMEEKKVYLQLYEAMEALLHICKDGCRTIGPRDKVLKGSQVTCNFPACKGLETLVRHFSNCKTRVPGGCVHCKRMWQLLELHSRMCNEPDSCKVPLCRHFKEKMQQQSKKDETKWKLLVSKVIAAKNAVGSFSSRRSCLS, via the exons ATGGCTTCACTAGCTATTGATTCTGCCTGGCTACCCTCGCCTAGTGAGTCCTTGTGTAGATCTCTTAATGTATGCGTAGAGGAAGCAAATCCAGCTGATATTTTACCTGCGCTGGAAGCTCCTATGTCTTCTGTGTCTGATAACTGTAACATTCCAAAACCGCCACCTCTCCCTAGCAAAGTGCGTACGAGAACTAAGTATTCAAAAAGGCCTCTGGAGTGCAGCCTTGTCCCTAAGGAAACAAAGAATACATGGGATAAGCTTTTTAAGGAAGGATATGGGGTAGATGTTTGTATTATCACGAAGGATAAATCATGTGTTCTAGCTCATTCTAATATTTTG AGTATTGCATCACCTGTGCTGAGTAATATTCTCAGCCGATCAAAAGTCAAGCATGGCATGAGATACATCAAAATTCCTGGAGTACCTCATGATGCTATCTTTATGTTTATTCGATTTTTGTATTCATCCTG CTATGAAGAGGAAGAACTGCGGAAGTTTGTTCTCCATCTATTAGTCTTGTCACATTCCTACTCAGTTCTACCACTGAAAAGAGTTTGTATTTGCTTACTGGAGCAAGGCTGGCTTACCAGAGAAAATGTGATAGATGTCCTTCAGTTAGCAAAGAATTGTGATGCACCTAGACTTGCCTTCATTTGTGTTCGTATGATCGTAAAGGATTTCAAATCTATATCTTCGACTGAAGGGTGGAAAGTGATGAAGCGTGCCAATCCTGCTCTTGAGCAAGAACTTGTAGAGTCTGTTGTTGAAGCAGATTCT AGAAAGCAAGAGAGGCAGAGGAAAATGGAAGAGAAAAAGGTATACTTGCAATTGTATGAAGCAATGGAGGCCCTCCTTCACATCTGCAAGGATGGGTGTAGGACAATTGGACCTCGTGACAAGGTGCTGAAAGGAAGCCAGGTTACCTGCAATTTTCCAGCTTGTAAAGGACTTGAAACTTTAGTGCGTCATTTCTCCAATTGTAAGACTCGGGTCCCTGGTGGATGTGTTCACTGCAAGCGCATGTGGCAGCTTCTTGAACTGCATTCCCGCATGTGCAATGAGCCTGATTCTTGCAAGGTTCCTCTTTGCAG GCATTTTAAGGAGAAAATGCAGCAGCAGAGCAAGAAAGACGAGACGAAGTGGAAGCTGTTGGTCAGCAAAGTAATTGCAGCAAAGAATGCAGTAGGGTCATTCTCGTCTCGACGGTCATGTTTATCCTGA
- the LOC18602301 gene encoding UDP-glycosyltransferase 74F1 encodes MESKVDQPHVIVLPYPAQGHINPMFQFSKRLASKGFKATLAITVFISNTMKLESSGSVQIDTISDGYDAGGLASSGGIQHYLPRLEAIGSKTLAELIIKHKRTSRPIDCIIYDAAMPWALDVAKQYGLHGAAFFTQMCAVNYIYYNVHHKLLNLPICSTPISIPGLPLLQPGDLPSFVCSSEGSYIAYLGRVLNQFKNIDKADFILINTFYKLENEAVESMSKVYPVLTIGPTVPSIYLDKPVENDKAYGLDLFDFNSSTSTDWLSTKPPGSVIYVSFGSVTSISSKQMEEIARGLNNSNFYFLWVVRASEEAKLPKGFKEESGEKGLIVNWSPQLDVLSNEAVGCFFTHCGWNSTTEALSLGVPMVAMPQWTDQPTVGKYIEDVWKVGVRVKIDDVSGIVNREEIESCIRQVMEGERGKEIKENAKKWRELALEAVGEGGTSDRNIDEFMSKLRRTA; translated from the exons ATGGAGAGCAAGGTTGACCAGCCACATGTGATAGTGCTTCCTTACCCAGCCCAAGGTCACATAAACCCCAtgttccaattctccaaacgcTTGGCTTCTAAAGGGTTCAAAGCCACCCTAGCCATCACAGTCTTCATCTCCAACACCATGAAGCTTGAATCCTCAGGCTCCGTCCAAATAGACACGATCTCCGACGGCTACGATGCCGGAGGCTTGGCTTCTTCCGGGGGCATCCAACATTACCTCCCACGGCTAGAAGCCATTGGGTCAAAGACCCTAGCCGAGCTCAtcataaaacataaaagaacTTCCCGCCCTATTGATTGCATAATTTATGATGCTGCGATGCCATGGGCTTTGGATGTAGCCAAACAATATGGCTTACACGGAGCAGCCTTTTTCACTCAAATGTGCGCTGTTAATTACATTTACTACAATGTTCATCATAAATTATTGAACCTCCCAATTTGTTCAACGCCTATCTCCATCCCTGGATTGCCTTTGCTTCAGCCTGGAGACTTGCCATCCTTCGTTTGCTCTTCAGAAGGGTCATATATAGCTTACCTTGGAAGGGTACTGAATCAGTTTAAGAACATTGACAAAGCTGATTTCATTCTTATCAATACTTTCTACAAGTTAGAAAATGAG GCAGTGGAGTCGATGTCAAAGGTTTATCCAGTACTGACAATTGGACCAACAGTTCCATCTATCTACTTGGACAAACCAGTAGAAAATGACAAAGCTTATGGTCTTGATCTCTTCGACTTTAACTCCTCCACCAGCACCGATTGGCTAAGCACCAAACCACCAGGGTCCGTGATTTATGTATCCTTTGGGAGCGTGACCAGTATAAGCAGCAAGCAGATGGAGGAAATTGCTAGGGGCCTGAACAACAGCAATTTCTACTTCTTGTGGGTGGTTAGAGCCTCGGAGGAAGCAAAGCTCCCAAAGGGGTTCAAGGAAGAGAGCGGCGAGAAAGGCTTGATAGTGAACTGGAGTCCTCAGTTGGACGTGCTATCGAATGAAGCCGTGGGGTGCTTTTTCACTCATTGTGGATGGAATTCAACGACCGAAGCTTTGAGCTTGGGAGTGCCAATGGTTGCAATGCCACAATGGACGGATCAGCCGACGGTTGGTAAGTATATTGAGGATGTTTGGAAGGTGGGGGTTAGAGTTAAGATTGATGATGTCAGCGGAATTGTGAATAGAGAAGAAATTGAGTCCTGCATAAGGCAAGTAATGGAGGGggagagaggaaaagaaataaaagaaaatgctAAGAAATGGAGGGAGTTGGCCTTAGAGGCAGTTGGTGAAGGAGGAACTTCGGACAGGAACATTGATGAATTTATGTCAAAGCTCAGACGCACTGCCTAG
- the LOC18602302 gene encoding pre-mRNA-splicing factor CWC25 homolog — protein MALKFLNKKGWHTGSLRNIENVWKAEQKHEAEQKKLEELRKQIHEERERSEFRLLQEQAGLVPKQERLDFLYDSGLAVGKGSSSSAGGSGGGGGGFKALEEALPTSKAADASAKQSSSAPGALFEDKPHSANDAWRKLHSDPLLLIRQREQEALARIKNNPVQMAIIRKSVGEKKQKDKSHDRKENHKKHHQTSSKHRKHSSSKQHSYSEDDTSKEDKKIRSHHRKSSDYEGHYHRTESDSEDALKEAESREKNCHTQKYRYDYQDAVKRNHDKSKHDKYSSHAPKSFDADKYQEKNRSYDYKATAPRDDKRRNVASKLSEEEQAARLREMQEDAELHEEQRWKRLKKADEKDAREDTMARKSVGRNFLDAAHRSVYGAEKGGSLTIEESVRRRTHYSQGRSGSEGNAFRR, from the exons ATGGCGTTGAAGTTTCTGAACAAGAAAGGATGGCACACGGGAAGCTTGAGGAACATAGAAAACGTGTGGAAGGCGGAACAGAAGCATGAGGCTGAGCAGAAGAAATTGGAAGAGCTCCGCAAGCAGATCCATGAGGAGAGGGAGCGCTCTGAGTTTCGTCTTCTCCAGGAGCAGGCCGGCCTTGTTCC GAAGCAGGAGAGATTGGACTTCTTGTACGATTCTGGACTTGCCGTTGGGAAGGGCTCTAGTAGCTCTGCTGGAGGCAGCGGAGGTGGAGGTGGAGGTTTCAAAGCTCTTGAAGAAGCCCTCCCAACGTCCAAGGCTGCCGATGCTTCTGCTAAGCAGTCTTCTTCTGCCCCAGGAGCCCTCTTTGAGGACAAACCCCACTCGGCAAATGATGCCTGGCGCAAGCTCCATTCTGATCCCTTACTTTTGATTCGCCAGCGTGAGCAAGAAGCCCTCGCCCGCATTAAGAACAACCCTGTCCAGATGGCCATCATTCGCAAATCT GTtggagaaaagaaacaaaaggatAAGTCCCATGATCGCAAGGAAAACCATAAGAAGCACCACCAGACTAGTTCCAAGCATCGGAAACATTCTTCATCCAAGCAGCATTCATATTCTGAAGACGACACTTCTAAGGAGGACAAAAAGATTAGAAGTCACCATCGTAAGAGCTCTGATTATGAGGGCCACTATCACAGAACAGAGTCAGACTCAGAAGATGCATTGAAGGAAGCAGAAAGTCGAGAGAAGAATTGCCACACGCAGAAATACAGATATGATTATCAAGATGCTGTCAAGAGGAACCATGACAAGTCTAAGCATGATAAATATTCTTCTCACGCTCCAAAAAGTTTTGATGCAGATAaatatcaagaaaaaaataggtCTTATGACTATAAAGCTACTGCACCTCGGGATGATAAACGTCGAAATGTTGCTTCTAAACTTTCTGAAGAGGAGCAAGCTGCCAGGCTTCGTGAAATGCAAGAGGATGCTGAGTTGCATGAAGAGCAAAGATGGAAGCGGTTGAAAAAGGCAGATGAGAAAGATGCGCGGGAGGATACAATGGCCCGCAAATCTGTTGGAAGAAACTTCTTGGATGCTGCTCATAGAAGTGTCTACGGTGCTGAGAAGGGAGGAAGCTTGACAATAGAAGAGAGCGTCCGTCGCAGAACACATTATTCACAAGGCAGGTCTGGATCAGAAGGAAATGCTTTTAGACGCTAA
- the LOC18602303 gene encoding BTB/POZ and TAZ domain-containing protein 3 isoform X1 produces MIQDIWEEVYLMASLAIDSAWLPSPSESLCRSLNVCVEEANPADILPALEAPMSSVSDNCNIPKPPPLPSKVRTRTKYSKRPLECSLVPKETKNTWDKLFKEGYGVDVCIITKDKSCVLAHSNILSIASPVLSNILSRSKVKHGMRYIKIPGVPHDAIFMFIRFLYSSCYEEEELRKFVLHLLVLSHSYSVLPLKRVCICLLEQGWLTRENVIDVLQLAKNCDAPRLAFICVRMIVKDFKSISSTEGWKVMKRANPALEQELVESVVEADSRKQERQRKMEEKKVYLQLYEAMEALLHICKDGCRTIGPRDKVLKGSQVTCNFPACKGLETLVRHFSNCKTRVPGGCVHCKRMWQLLELHSRMCNEPDSCKVPLCRHFKEKMQQQSKKDETKWKLLVSKVIAAKNAVGSFSSRRSCLS; encoded by the exons ATGATCCAAG ATATCTGGGAAGAGGTATATTTGATGGCTTCACTAGCTATTGATTCTGCCTGGCTACCCTCGCCTAGTGAGTCCTTGTGTAGATCTCTTAATGTATGCGTAGAGGAAGCAAATCCAGCTGATATTTTACCTGCGCTGGAAGCTCCTATGTCTTCTGTGTCTGATAACTGTAACATTCCAAAACCGCCACCTCTCCCTAGCAAAGTGCGTACGAGAACTAAGTATTCAAAAAGGCCTCTGGAGTGCAGCCTTGTCCCTAAGGAAACAAAGAATACATGGGATAAGCTTTTTAAGGAAGGATATGGGGTAGATGTTTGTATTATCACGAAGGATAAATCATGTGTTCTAGCTCATTCTAATATTTTG AGTATTGCATCACCTGTGCTGAGTAATATTCTCAGCCGATCAAAAGTCAAGCATGGCATGAGATACATCAAAATTCCTGGAGTACCTCATGATGCTATCTTTATGTTTATTCGATTTTTGTATTCATCCTG CTATGAAGAGGAAGAACTGCGGAAGTTTGTTCTCCATCTATTAGTCTTGTCACATTCCTACTCAGTTCTACCACTGAAAAGAGTTTGTATTTGCTTACTGGAGCAAGGCTGGCTTACCAGAGAAAATGTGATAGATGTCCTTCAGTTAGCAAAGAATTGTGATGCACCTAGACTTGCCTTCATTTGTGTTCGTATGATCGTAAAGGATTTCAAATCTATATCTTCGACTGAAGGGTGGAAAGTGATGAAGCGTGCCAATCCTGCTCTTGAGCAAGAACTTGTAGAGTCTGTTGTTGAAGCAGATTCT AGAAAGCAAGAGAGGCAGAGGAAAATGGAAGAGAAAAAGGTATACTTGCAATTGTATGAAGCAATGGAGGCCCTCCTTCACATCTGCAAGGATGGGTGTAGGACAATTGGACCTCGTGACAAGGTGCTGAAAGGAAGCCAGGTTACCTGCAATTTTCCAGCTTGTAAAGGACTTGAAACTTTAGTGCGTCATTTCTCCAATTGTAAGACTCGGGTCCCTGGTGGATGTGTTCACTGCAAGCGCATGTGGCAGCTTCTTGAACTGCATTCCCGCATGTGCAATGAGCCTGATTCTTGCAAGGTTCCTCTTTGCAG GCATTTTAAGGAGAAAATGCAGCAGCAGAGCAAGAAAGACGAGACGAAGTGGAAGCTGTTGGTCAGCAAAGTAATTGCAGCAAAGAATGCAGTAGGGTCATTCTCGTCTCGACGGTCATGTTTATCCTGA